A single genomic interval of Pyrobaculum arsenaticum DSM 13514 harbors:
- a CDS encoding winged helix-turn-helix domain-containing protein — translation MIEEALRAPLRIRILLALWEHGEINATELAHILGTNYAQLATHLKDLINYGLVEERRVGRVRLVKVRKDDVVISLIKALIVANEKIKLNQKILNKTNS, via the coding sequence ATGATAGAGGAAGCACTGAGGGCCCCGCTTAGAATACGTATTTTACTAGCTCTCTGGGAGCATGGCGAGATTAACGCGACGGAGCTAGCACATATTTTAGGAACTAACTACGCCCAACTTGCTACGCATTTAAAAGATCTTATCAACTATGGCCTAGTAGAGGAGAGGCGGGTAGGCCGTGTGAGATTAGTAAAGGTGAGGAAAGATGATGTAGTAATTTCTCTAATTAAAGCTTTAATAGTAGCTAATGAAAAAATTAAACTAAATCAAAAAATATTAAATAAAACAAATAGTTAA
- a CDS encoding restriction endonuclease — protein MGARFEKLVMDLLPALGLAPKTTRLKIFREGVEVGEVDIVAIDEKGDTYAIEVKAGKVDISGVRQAYVNAMLMGAKPLVIARGYADEGARQLAKELGVEVVLLPDYIFLSLDDLYTAFASGLARFFKAVLSLYTNLYQYLDYIKECQDMECICKKISCKELFKKLPKEARNIEMISLVLELHNAMPMICEEVDQCIRFLKSTNKPCGSQSRENTP, from the coding sequence GTGGGCGCCCGTTTCGAGAAACTAGTTATGGATCTACTCCCCGCCCTAGGCTTGGCACCAAAGACGACACGCCTCAAAATTTTTAGAGAAGGCGTTGAGGTAGGGGAAGTTGACATAGTCGCCATAGATGAAAAGGGAGATACCTACGCCATAGAGGTGAAGGCTGGGAAAGTTGATATCAGTGGCGTGAGGCAGGCTTATGTAAACGCCATGCTGATGGGAGCCAAACCGTTAGTCATAGCAAGGGGCTACGCAGACGAGGGGGCGCGGCAACTCGCCAAAGAACTTGGCGTAGAGGTAGTGCTATTGCCCGACTACATATTCCTCTCACTAGACGATCTATACACTGCATTCGCGAGCGGACTAGCCAGATTCTTCAAAGCAGTATTGTCACTATATACAAATCTATACCAATATCTTGATTACATCAAAGAATGCCAAGATATGGAATGTATTTGTAAAAAAATAAGTTGTAAGGAATTATTTAAAAAACTACCAAAAGAAGCACGTAATATTGAAATGATATCACTAGTCCTAGAGCTACACAACGCAATGCCAATGATATGTGAAGAGGTCGACCAGTGTATCAGATTTTTAAAATCTACAAATAAGCCTTGTGGATCCCAGAGTAGAGAAAATACGCCGTGA
- a CDS encoding S-methyl-5-thioribose-1-phosphate isomerase, whose amino-acid sequence MDPRVEKIRREFRPKVKPIEWRGDKLVLLDQRMLPFETRYVEARTVEDVAAAIRDMVVRGAPAIGITAAFGMVIALSEKPIDNIDDALKTLSLARDILSKTRPTAVNLFWALDRMHNKALSLASATSSVRELREGLEAEAKKIFEEELEAEIRIGLYGAELLEAGDTVLTICNAGGLATGTGLGTATAPIYVAKMLGKDISVIAPETRPWQQGARLTVYELVNNGIRTTLIADTALGLVMYKRMVDIVMVGADRILLDGHVFNKIGTLNEAILAHEFGIPFYVLAPTSTIDPKSSVDSVKIEERDPDEVRTVRTSQGKVYVTLKDIQVYNPVFDVTPPKYITGIITEKGVATQPLSVNLRKLLKNI is encoded by the coding sequence GTGGATCCCAGAGTAGAGAAAATACGCCGTGAATTTAGGCCTAAGGTGAAGCCTATTGAATGGAGGGGCGACAAGCTGGTCCTCCTTGATCAGAGGATGCTACCATTTGAGACAAGGTATGTAGAAGCTAGGACTGTAGAAGATGTCGCGGCAGCCATCCGCGATATGGTCGTAAGAGGGGCGCCCGCTATTGGCATAACAGCCGCTTTCGGCATGGTGATAGCGTTAAGCGAAAAACCTATTGACAACATAGACGATGCCCTAAAGACTTTGTCATTGGCTAGAGACATCCTTTCTAAAACTAGGCCAACCGCCGTCAATCTATTCTGGGCCCTTGATAGGATGCACAACAAGGCTCTTAGCCTAGCCTCGGCTACGTCATCAGTTAGAGAACTTAGAGAGGGACTAGAGGCGGAGGCTAAGAAAATATTCGAGGAAGAGCTAGAGGCGGAGATTAGGATAGGTCTATACGGCGCGGAGCTACTAGAAGCTGGAGATACTGTTCTGACAATATGCAATGCCGGTGGTCTTGCCACAGGCACGGGCTTAGGCACAGCAACCGCCCCAATTTACGTTGCTAAAATGTTGGGAAAAGACATTTCGGTAATAGCACCTGAGACGAGACCGTGGCAACAAGGCGCACGACTCACAGTCTACGAGCTTGTTAACAATGGCATAAGGACTACGTTAATAGCGGATACCGCCTTAGGACTTGTGATGTATAAGCGGATGGTTGACATAGTTATGGTTGGCGCTGACCGTATTTTGCTCGACGGGCACGTTTTTAACAAAATAGGCACACTGAACGAGGCCATACTCGCCCACGAGTTCGGTATACCTTTCTATGTACTAGCACCAACCAGCACAATAGACCCAAAAAGTAGCGTAGACAGCGTAAAAATAGAAGAACGCGACCCAGACGAGGTGCGCACGGTTAGAACAAGCCAGGGAAAAGTATATGTAACACTGAAGGATATCCAAGTCTACAACCCCGTATTCGACGTAACTCCTCCTAAATACATAACGGGAATAATTACTGAAAAAGGAGTTGCGACACAACCTCTCTCGGTAAACCTAAGGAAACTGTTGAAAAACATATAG
- a CDS encoding RsmB/NOP family class I SAM-dependent RNA methyltransferase gives MYYGSIEIDNLLYKHFLEYLSDSEIESMLRSVLTPPQRYYIRVNTTKITPNELIKRLNLRGISAYKDEVFEDAVWFPVEGPFKIPSAKKIVVVDKKAAESIMLGADLYGPAIIKTDPVKSGEEVNIVSDNGVLVAYGKAVMNSDEALRSRRGLFVQVEKSLYKAPKLRNLPEYAEGLFYSQSLPAIAVGHIARKFAQRSVVDLNAAPGGKATHLAQYGIHVIAVDRSSPKISKLKYEVERLGLNSVDVLLHDSRYLDRDFPKLKADVALVDPPCTDLGVRPKIYQKVTYSTAKTLSKYQVQFLKTALKLADYVIYSTCTTTAIENEEVIKKSGAEIVDPEISIGAPGWECAECRRFLPHIHNTPGFFIAVLKAKKAP, from the coding sequence ATGTATTATGGAAGTATAGAAATAGATAACTTACTATATAAACATTTCTTGGAATATTTATCTGACTCGGAAATAGAATCGATGCTACGTTCTGTCCTAACACCACCGCAACGCTACTACATAAGAGTTAACACGACAAAGATTACACCAAACGAGCTCATAAAAAGACTTAACCTCCGCGGCATCTCAGCCTATAAAGACGAAGTCTTTGAAGACGCCGTATGGTTCCCCGTAGAAGGGCCCTTTAAGATACCCTCTGCTAAAAAGATTGTAGTTGTTGACAAAAAAGCAGCAGAAAGTATTATGTTGGGAGCTGATTTATATGGACCTGCCATAATAAAAACCGACCCCGTAAAAAGCGGCGAGGAGGTAAATATAGTGTCGGATAATGGAGTACTAGTGGCATATGGGAAGGCTGTAATGAACAGCGACGAGGCGCTCAGAAGTAGAAGGGGGCTTTTTGTACAGGTTGAAAAATCTCTATACAAGGCCCCGAAGCTTAGGAATTTGCCGGAATATGCCGAGGGGCTTTTCTACAGCCAGAGCCTACCTGCTATAGCTGTGGGCCACATAGCGCGAAAATTCGCACAACGGAGCGTAGTAGACCTTAACGCGGCCCCCGGCGGCAAAGCCACCCACCTGGCGCAATACGGAATTCACGTGATTGCTGTAGATAGATCCTCGCCAAAAATTAGCAAATTGAAATACGAGGTAGAAAGACTCGGACTCAACTCGGTCGACGTTTTGCTACACGATAGTAGGTATCTAGATAGGGATTTCCCCAAATTAAAAGCGGATGTTGCGCTGGTAGATCCACCTTGCACCGACCTAGGAGTGAGACCTAAGATATACCAAAAAGTGACGTACAGCACGGCCAAGACATTGTCCAAGTACCAGGTTCAGTTTTTAAAAACCGCGTTAAAGCTCGCCGACTACGTAATTTATTCAACGTGCACAACCACAGCAATAGAAAACGAAGAAGTGATTAAGAAGTCCGGAGCGGAAATAGTAGACCCGGAAATAAGCATAGGCGCCCCAGGTTGGGAATGTGCAGAGTGTAGAAGATTCTTGCCGCACATACATAACACCCCGGGCTTCTTCATCGCGGTTCTAAAGGCTAAGAAAGCGCCTTGA
- a CDS encoding TIGR00296 family protein, translating to MFQPYTLEEGRYLVKLARSVVEAYLTHGKIVIPENPPPRLINDNYGVFTTIETVQGEKFELRGCIGYPEGYKNTLYATIYSAIGACCQDPRFPAMRREELNSVVFEVSILSPLTLLDDDPRKYLELVQVGRHGLVVKRGPYSGLLLPQVAVEECWSTEEFLIHTCVKAWLPGDCWLDRRTKLYIYEAQIFREREPNEEVYQRDLLGELAKCRK from the coding sequence GTGTTCCAGCCATACACCCTAGAAGAAGGCAGATATCTAGTCAAGCTAGCTAGGTCTGTTGTAGAGGCTTATCTAACACACGGCAAAATCGTGATTCCAGAAAACCCCCCGCCGAGACTTATAAACGACAACTACGGCGTATTTACCACAATAGAGACAGTCCAGGGAGAGAAATTTGAACTAAGAGGATGCATAGGCTATCCCGAGGGGTATAAAAACACGCTATATGCCACAATTTACAGCGCCATAGGTGCATGCTGCCAAGATCCCCGCTTCCCCGCTATGCGCAGAGAAGAGCTTAATTCTGTTGTCTTCGAAGTGAGTATTCTAAGCCCATTGACGCTACTAGACGACGACCCTAGGAAATACCTTGAGTTGGTGCAGGTCGGCCGCCATGGCCTTGTAGTGAAGAGGGGGCCTTACTCTGGCTTACTTCTGCCACAAGTGGCAGTCGAAGAGTGCTGGTCTACAGAAGAGTTCCTAATACATACGTGTGTGAAGGCGTGGCTTCCGGGCGATTGTTGGCTAGATCGTAGGACAAAACTCTACATATACGAGGCACAGATATTCCGGGAGAGAGAACCCAACGAGGAGGTATACCAAAGAGATCTATTAGGCGAGCTAGCCAAGTGCCGAAAATAG
- a CDS encoding NfeD family protein, translated as MRIAILLLLVAFSYAYVATSVYVVEINGVVGPYTYSQIQRAISLAEQNNGLVLILLSTPGGLADPTLQIIREIGNSPVPVVGYVYPDYSYAWSAGTYILLSTHIAAMAPHTVIGSCQPISGGTPVNESKILNALIGYLETVSKSYGRNGTFARLCITQNINLDAETALKYRVIDVVATGVDDLLKKINGMTVLLRNQQTELVVESPVIRRVEPSLTETLQMWLSDPVMSSVLSLLAFLLLLAAFITGHPAAAVAAIVLLVISMFSILPTAWLGLALIIMGAVLILAEILMGMAAHGAVAGVGAVLLVVGFLSAYPANVFSGELIHIRDWWLIQLGLYVNIAILLGFLVFVVYKAVIIHKQRPPSEILTTLKGAEGVAVDDIGPGSPGFVIVFGEYWRAVSDTPVKKGCRIRVVEIAGEILKIEPVQC; from the coding sequence ATGAGAATAGCGATTCTACTGTTGTTAGTAGCCTTTTCCTATGCCTATGTGGCTACGTCAGTTTATGTAGTTGAAATTAACGGGGTTGTAGGCCCCTATACCTACTCGCAGATACAGCGAGCTATATCCCTCGCTGAGCAGAACAACGGGCTTGTGCTCATATTGTTATCAACTCCTGGAGGCTTGGCAGACCCCACTCTCCAGATAATAAGGGAGATTGGCAACTCCCCCGTGCCTGTTGTGGGATATGTCTACCCGGACTACAGCTATGCCTGGTCTGCGGGGACTTATATACTGCTATCGACCCACATCGCCGCCATGGCGCCGCATACTGTAATAGGCTCTTGTCAGCCGATATCTGGTGGAACCCCGGTAAATGAGTCTAAGATTCTAAACGCATTGATAGGATATCTCGAAACTGTGTCTAAGTCGTATGGCAGGAACGGTACTTTTGCCCGTCTCTGTATTACCCAGAATATTAACCTAGACGCCGAGACGGCGTTGAAATATAGGGTAATAGACGTGGTGGCCACCGGTGTAGATGACCTTTTGAAGAAGATAAACGGCATGACGGTGTTGTTGCGAAACCAGCAAACAGAGCTAGTGGTAGAGAGCCCGGTGATAAGGCGTGTCGAACCTTCACTTACTGAAACTTTACAGATGTGGCTAAGCGACCCAGTGATGTCCAGCGTCTTGTCTCTCTTGGCGTTTTTGTTACTGCTTGCGGCGTTTATCACAGGCCACCCCGCCGCCGCGGTGGCGGCCATAGTATTGCTGGTTATATCTATGTTCTCGATTTTGCCAACGGCGTGGTTGGGCCTCGCGCTTATAATTATGGGCGCCGTGTTGATACTGGCAGAGATATTAATGGGCATGGCGGCACACGGCGCCGTGGCCGGCGTAGGCGCCGTCCTGCTAGTAGTGGGATTCTTATCCGCCTATCCTGCTAACGTTTTCAGTGGAGAGCTTATCCACATCAGGGATTGGTGGCTCATCCAGCTTGGCCTATATGTAAACATAGCAATACTTCTAGGATTTCTCGTCTTTGTCGTGTACAAGGCAGTTATTATCCATAAACAGAGGCCGCCCTCTGAAATTTTGACAACTCTCAAGGGGGCAGAGGGGGTGGCAGTGGACGATATAGGGCCTGGATCTCCCGGCTTTGTGATAGTCTTCGGAGAATACTGGAGGGCTGTTTCTGATACACCGGTAAAGAAGGGTTGCAGAATACGTGTGGTGGAGATTGCTGGGGAGATCTTGAAAATAGAGCCGGTTCAGTGTTAG
- a CDS encoding slipin family protein: MLLQIEQIVFAALVFFALIILVAILSSAIRIIPEYQRAVKFRLGRVVGVVGPGLVFIIPIIETIMRYDLRVEVVDVPAQRALTKDNVEVTIDAAIYLRVIDPLKTALTVRNHVPAVAIYAASTLRDVVGMVDLDTLLTHRDEIAKRIASIVDEHVTPWGVKVSAVAIKDIKLPDVLLRAMASQAEAERVRRAKITLASAEYEASKIYLEAAERYSQNPTAVQLRMIDALIEIAREHNLIIVTPPTLEYVALPLAISKREQQK, from the coding sequence ATGCTACTCCAAATAGAACAGATAGTCTTTGCCGCTTTGGTTTTCTTTGCGTTGATAATTCTTGTAGCCATACTTTCTTCTGCTATTCGTATCATCCCGGAGTATCAGAGAGCTGTTAAGTTCAGGTTGGGCCGTGTTGTAGGAGTCGTAGGCCCTGGCTTGGTCTTCATCATCCCAATAATTGAGACAATAATGAGGTATGACCTTAGAGTTGAGGTCGTCGACGTACCTGCGCAGCGCGCATTAACTAAGGACAACGTGGAGGTGACCATAGACGCGGCTATATATCTCCGTGTGATAGACCCCCTAAAAACAGCCTTAACTGTGCGCAATCACGTCCCGGCTGTGGCTATATATGCTGCGTCGACTCTACGCGATGTGGTAGGTATGGTAGATCTAGACACACTCCTTACGCATAGGGACGAGATTGCTAAGAGAATTGCCTCAATAGTCGATGAGCATGTCACGCCGTGGGGAGTGAAGGTAAGCGCGGTGGCTATAAAGGATATCAAACTACCCGACGTGTTGCTCCGTGCCATGGCGAGTCAAGCAGAGGCCGAGAGGGTGAGGCGGGCGAAGATAACTTTGGCCTCTGCTGAGTACGAGGCTAGCAAGATATACCTAGAGGCTGCGGAGCGGTATTCGCAAAACCCGACGGCTGTTCAGCTCAGGATGATAGACGCGTTGATTGAAATAGCTCGGGAGCACAACCTGATAATTGTGACTCCGCCCACCCTGGAGTACGTCGCCCTCCCCTTAGCGATATCTAAAAGAGAGCAACAGAAGTAA
- a CDS encoding V-type ATPase subunit produces MSSILRRPYLGPRVRGLRIKELPRDKLISLAYANTLDEFLNILKTTHYSITLDRLTRENISELRRNLVKNYLDTVRSIFLSSGRDVKNAILLSLKYFEYENIRNLAIAIKAGKNPEDYILWEPLEFTRRRHIIAGLLGVKNIEEIEERLRNLKHPAYKAFQLSSKYGEEKLSIFLDRQWLEDISTSPVVEKDKSLRALVADLREYFNTLIAVRSRVWGLTEELEELIIGKPSPAVLSAVRDPPARFLEVTQSSAWGKILVEEVAEAPTLENIATAMDNIYPAYVRRLADIYMSRFSEFSLGALVAHLEYLKAEITTLIRAASLLAEGVPMEKRKKIFEALAR; encoded by the coding sequence ATGAGCTCGATACTCCGGAGACCGTATCTAGGGCCTAGAGTAAGAGGACTACGCATTAAAGAACTCCCCCGAGATAAGCTCATATCTCTAGCATATGCTAATACTCTTGACGAATTTTTAAACATACTAAAAACTACCCACTACAGTATCACGCTTGACAGATTAACACGTGAAAATATTTCAGAACTACGTAGAAACCTTGTAAAAAACTACCTAGATACTGTCAGATCTATATTTTTAAGTTCTGGAAGAGATGTAAAAAACGCCATACTCCTTTCTCTTAAATACTTCGAGTATGAGAACATCAGAAACCTAGCCATTGCAATAAAGGCTGGGAAAAACCCAGAAGATTACATCCTATGGGAGCCCTTGGAATTCACGCGTAGGCGTCACATAATCGCAGGTCTACTAGGCGTAAAAAACATCGAGGAAATTGAAGAAAGGCTTAGAAATCTAAAACACCCAGCATACAAGGCGTTTCAGCTGTCTAGCAAATATGGCGAGGAAAAACTGAGCATATTTCTAGACAGGCAGTGGCTAGAAGACATCTCAACATCTCCTGTTGTTGAAAAGGACAAATCGCTCCGTGCCTTAGTGGCTGATCTAAGAGAGTACTTCAACACGTTAATTGCTGTGAGGTCAAGAGTTTGGGGGCTGACCGAGGAGTTAGAAGAGTTGATTATTGGCAAGCCGTCGCCTGCTGTGCTGTCTGCCGTGAGGGATCCGCCCGCACGATTTCTAGAGGTTACACAATCTTCTGCATGGGGGAAGATTTTGGTAGAAGAAGTCGCCGAGGCGCCCACACTGGAGAACATAGCCACGGCAATGGACAACATATATCCGGCTTATGTAAGGCGGCTTGCCGATATTTATATGTCGAGGTTTTCCGAGTTCTCTCTAGGGGCGTTGGTGGCGCATCTCGAATACCTTAAAGCAGAGATCACAACTTTGATAAGAGCGGCATCGTTGCTGGCTGAGGGGGTACCTATGGAAAAAAGGAAAAAAATATTCGAGGCTTTGGCTAGGTAG
- a CDS encoding H+-transporting two-sector ATPase subunit C: protein MQTKAILAAVLLAVATFAQTTGGERYIGAGLAMGLAGLGAGLGIGIAGAAAMSALVERPQERTWYLIFLALAEAIAIYGLLISLLLVL, encoded by the coding sequence ATGCAAACCAAGGCGATACTTGCCGCCGTATTGCTGGCAGTAGCAACATTTGCGCAGACTACAGGCGGAGAGAGGTACATAGGCGCTGGGTTAGCAATGGGCTTAGCAGGCTTGGGCGCAGGTCTAGGAATCGGCATAGCCGGCGCCGCCGCTATGTCGGCTCTTGTAGAGAGACCACAAGAGAGAACCTGGTATCTTATATTCCTTGCATTGGCCGAGGCAATAGCTATATACGGCCTGCTGATAAGCCTGTTGTTGGTTCTATAA
- a CDS encoding V-type ATP synthase subunit D, whose translation MSLRPPPSRLELIRLRRQLALFQRIRKTLEDARNSTVQRIRALIVDLERLRREIADSFVDVAENFKIAVAKSGIDKIENIAELTPKTVKVSLVNRGTHIGLEVSNFVTYPTYSIASEAAELDVALTKMRSLLQKLIEFAEKETLFYTLLNRVREYQRMINAIDYVVVPRIKENMQYIRLALEEGEREEFIRRKITISHT comes from the coding sequence GTGTCGCTGAGACCCCCGCCTTCGAGGCTTGAGTTGATTAGGCTGAGGAGGCAATTAGCTCTTTTTCAACGTATTAGAAAAACTCTGGAAGATGCCAGAAATTCGACAGTTCAGCGAATAAGAGCCCTGATAGTAGACCTTGAGAGGCTAAGACGAGAGATAGCGGACAGTTTTGTCGATGTTGCAGAGAATTTTAAAATCGCCGTGGCTAAATCGGGTATAGATAAAATAGAGAACATAGCCGAGCTCACGCCGAAGACTGTTAAGGTTAGCCTTGTAAACAGGGGCACTCACATAGGTCTTGAAGTAAGCAACTTTGTCACGTATCCCACCTACAGCATTGCGTCTGAAGCCGCCGAGCTTGACGTAGCGTTGACCAAGATGCGATCGCTGTTACAGAAGCTAATCGAATTTGCCGAGAAGGAGACCTTATTCTACACGCTCTTAAATCGCGTTAGGGAGTACCAGAGAATGATAAATGCAATAGACTATGTGGTAGTGCCGCGCATCAAGGAAAATATGCAGTATATTCGCCTTGCACTAGAAGAGGGGGAGAGAGAGGAGTTTATAAGAAGAAAGATTACGATTTCACATACTTAA
- a CDS encoding GTPase, whose amino-acid sequence MCNVKESWRLVRRVIEDGDVVLEVLDARDPVDTRPEEVEKIAERLGKRLLVVLNKADLVDREVLEKWREYFQKLGIHTVYVSAKYRLGTRRLFVAIRALAPRIPATVVVVGYPNVGKSTIINYLKGRYVAPTSPKPGWTRGEQLVKAKSWLFVLDTPGIVKTPSTGDLALDVIRGLVDPATVDDPVPYAYALLKRVLAYNPSALKEAYGIDSDVDSALEEIGRTKRKLLKGGKVNIDAVARMVLKDWTEGKLRYMRLPPNV is encoded by the coding sequence ATGTGTAATGTGAAAGAGAGTTGGCGCCTTGTGAGGAGAGTAATAGAAGATGGAGACGTAGTTCTGGAGGTTCTAGATGCCAGAGATCCTGTAGACACCAGACCTGAAGAGGTGGAGAAAATTGCGGAGAGACTTGGCAAACGTCTTCTTGTAGTGCTGAACAAGGCTGACCTAGTCGATAGAGAGGTGTTAGAGAAGTGGAGAGAGTACTTCCAGAAGTTAGGCATTCACACGGTCTATGTAAGTGCTAAGTACAGACTTGGTACTAGGAGACTGTTTGTTGCCATAAGGGCGTTGGCCCCTAGAATACCGGCCACAGTGGTGGTGGTCGGATACCCCAACGTGGGCAAGTCGACGATTATTAACTACTTAAAGGGGCGCTACGTGGCGCCCACGAGTCCTAAGCCAGGGTGGACTAGGGGAGAGCAACTTGTTAAGGCCAAGAGCTGGCTCTTTGTGCTCGATACTCCGGGAATTGTCAAAACGCCGTCGACAGGAGATTTGGCGCTTGACGTAATAAGGGGGTTAGTTGACCCAGCAACTGTAGACGATCCTGTGCCTTATGCATATGCTCTTCTAAAGCGCGTCTTGGCGTATAATCCGAGTGCGTTGAAAGAAGCCTACGGCATTGATTCCGACGTGGATAGCGCGTTAGAGGAGATAGGTAGGACAAAACGAAAGCTATTGAAAGGCGGAAAGGTGAATATTGATGCGGTTGCCCGAATGGTGTTGAAAGACTGGACAGAGGGAAAGTTGAGATACATGCGCCTTCCACCAAACGTATAA
- a CDS encoding restriction endonuclease, with translation MLSELGALVRRFLDGDRSVADRLAEVGFIERGEPLTRSYILYKALKSGINVSSYLRRLEWREFEEFIRYVFSEFGYNVVANIRLECDRGAEFDIVAWSRDVAFVVEAKKWRAGGGRWEEIARIHLQKVTMCLHKLLAFSPSVVPLVVTSTDTSFISRGVPVVPAWKIGNFLASFDHFKDQITILR, from the coding sequence GTGCTAAGCGAGCTCGGTGCGCTGGTGAGGAGATTCCTTGATGGCGATAGGTCAGTGGCAGACCGCTTGGCGGAGGTGGGTTTTATAGAGAGAGGAGAGCCACTTACTAGGAGCTATATACTCTACAAGGCTTTGAAGAGCGGGATCAACGTATCTAGCTATTTAAGAAGGCTGGAATGGAGAGAGTTCGAGGAGTTCATCAGATATGTCTTCTCCGAATTTGGCTACAACGTAGTTGCCAATATTAGACTAGAATGCGACAGAGGTGCCGAGTTCGATATAGTTGCGTGGAGTAGGGACGTGGCCTTCGTAGTAGAGGCAAAGAAGTGGAGGGCCGGCGGAGGCAGGTGGGAAGAAATCGCGCGTATTCACTTACAGAAGGTGACGATGTGCCTTCACAAGCTTCTTGCATTTTCACCTTCGGTTGTGCCTCTGGTTGTCACTTCCACGGACACCAGTTTTATTTCTAGAGGAGTACCGGTTGTACCTGCTTGGAAAATAGGGAACTTTCTCGCCTCTTTTGACCACTTCAAGGATCAGATAACTATACTTAGATAG
- a CDS encoding FAD-dependent oxidoreductase, giving the protein MSCTSAIHCKPETTREEELEVDVLVVGGGLGGLIAASELKKYGYNPKVVYTGNLGGHHILGDAPRYSDIDIDGVIAKAKNLDVSQGFFDGVYLYQGGVRYRARYRHLILATGGTDVPITFPGGLKAPQKTAEEVLPATPTGLKIVVWGTTEWGLRTALALRNRGNEVVVLDNSAYLRDVKYYEKVKSKIDFPIIPSVIVKRYEKGVLTYDIITGKKEPESRKERVDLIVSAVRIVNPYVPLKLGYKIYYTFELGSLIPRRNNYGELLIVDDGGRAVGGSNVYATGHLYGALRESHIAEQAKVLATYIAAKDGVESMDKAKDALDKLLVTFTVEANWLYNLGNRLERGTDGTGRYVEPNVIDVPHWASFWPQIEEAGDIVLCPCDGTLAERVLKEIEQMNKLKKLKVKITHEETDVLRQLRLPKLSFGESVCAESVCLTYASIILGALLAQKPSYFLYGKPQMLYGSS; this is encoded by the coding sequence GTGAGCTGTACATCGGCCATTCACTGCAAGCCGGAGACCACTAGAGAGGAGGAGCTAGAGGTTGACGTCTTAGTAGTCGGAGGCGGCCTAGGGGGGCTTATAGCCGCCTCTGAGCTTAAGAAGTACGGCTACAATCCCAAGGTAGTATACACGGGGAACTTGGGGGGGCACCACATCCTTGGAGACGCCCCTAGGTATTCCGATATAGATATTGACGGAGTAATAGCAAAAGCAAAAAACCTAGACGTATCTCAGGGGTTCTTTGATGGAGTATACTTGTATCAGGGAGGGGTGAGGTATCGTGCGCGTTATAGACACCTTATCCTCGCCACAGGCGGCACCGACGTGCCGATTACATTTCCCGGCGGACTTAAAGCACCCCAAAAAACCGCAGAGGAGGTTCTCCCAGCTACCCCAACTGGTTTAAAAATTGTGGTCTGGGGCACTACTGAATGGGGGCTACGCACAGCCCTTGCGTTGAGAAATCGAGGTAATGAAGTAGTTGTCTTGGACAACTCGGCATACTTAAGAGACGTAAAGTATTACGAGAAAGTAAAGTCAAAGATTGACTTTCCAATAATACCCTCTGTAATTGTGAAGAGATATGAAAAGGGCGTGTTGACATATGACATAATAACCGGCAAAAAAGAGCCAGAGAGTAGAAAGGAGAGAGTTGACCTCATAGTTTCCGCCGTGAGGATTGTGAATCCCTACGTACCGCTCAAGCTTGGATATAAGATATACTACACCTTCGAGCTGGGCTCGCTCATACCGAGGCGTAATAACTACGGCGAGTTGTTAATAGTAGACGATGGGGGGAGAGCAGTGGGCGGGAGCAATGTGTACGCAACCGGCCACCTCTACGGAGCGCTTAGGGAAAGCCATATAGCAGAACAAGCCAAAGTACTGGCAACGTACATAGCCGCGAAAGACGGTGTAGAGTCTATGGACAAGGCAAAAGACGCGCTTGACAAGCTCTTGGTCACGTTCACAGTAGAAGCAAACTGGCTTTACAACCTGGGCAACAGGCTTGAACGCGGCACCGACGGCACAGGGCGCTATGTGGAGCCTAACGTCATCGATGTCCCCCACTGGGCATCATTTTGGCCCCAAATAGAGGAAGCCGGCGACATAGTGCTGTGCCCCTGCGACGGCACGCTGGCCGAGAGAGTTTTAAAGGAAATAGAGCAGATGAACAAACTTAAGAAGCTTAAGGTGAAGATCACGCACGAGGAGACGGACGTCCTCAGGCAATTAAGATTGCCCAAGCTCTCGTTCGGCGAAAGCGTATGCGCAGAGAGCGTGTGTCTTACGTATGCATCTATAATACTGGGGGCCTTGCTTGCGCAAAAACCCTCATACTTCCTTTATGGCAAACCGCAAATGCTCTATGGCAGTAGCTGA